One part of the Sphingobium yanoikuyae genome encodes these proteins:
- the dnaN gene encoding DNA polymerase III subunit beta has protein sequence MKATIERATLLKSLSHVQSVVERRNTIPILSNVLIEASADGAIKLMATDLDLQVVESVSAQVEQAGATTISAHTLFDIARKLPEGSQVSLQAADGKMLIQAGRARFNLSTLPRDDFPVIAEGDLPTSFELPAETLKQIIDKTRFAISTEETRYYLNGIYFHVSDEGSPVLKAAATDGHRLARVTVPRPDGADGMPGIIIPRKCIAELRKLLDEVEGSVQVSLSASKIRFGLGSAILTSKLIDGTFPDYSRVIPTANDKLLKIDPRSFEEGVDRVATIATEKTRAVKMSLDKDKITLSVTSPENGTAAEEVPGAFQGEGFDIGFNARYLLDILGQIDTDIVELHLADAAAPTLIRENDRSPALYVLMPMRV, from the coding sequence ATGAAGGCCACCATCGAACGCGCAACGCTCCTCAAGAGCCTCAGCCACGTCCAGTCGGTGGTCGAGCGGCGCAACACGATTCCGATCCTGTCCAACGTGCTGATCGAGGCATCGGCGGATGGCGCGATCAAGCTGATGGCGACCGATCTCGACCTGCAGGTCGTGGAAAGCGTGTCGGCCCAGGTCGAACAGGCCGGCGCCACCACCATTTCCGCCCACACGCTGTTCGACATCGCCCGCAAGCTGCCCGAAGGCAGCCAGGTGTCGCTGCAGGCGGCCGACGGCAAGATGCTGATCCAGGCCGGACGCGCCCGCTTCAACCTGTCGACCCTGCCGCGCGACGACTTCCCGGTCATTGCCGAGGGCGACCTGCCGACCAGCTTCGAACTGCCGGCCGAAACGCTCAAGCAGATCATCGACAAGACGCGCTTCGCCATCTCGACCGAAGAGACGCGCTATTATCTGAACGGCATCTATTTCCACGTCTCGGACGAAGGATCGCCGGTGCTCAAGGCCGCCGCGACCGACGGCCATCGTCTGGCCCGCGTCACCGTGCCGCGTCCCGACGGCGCCGACGGCATGCCGGGCATCATCATCCCCCGCAAGTGCATCGCCGAACTGCGCAAGCTGCTCGACGAGGTCGAGGGTTCGGTGCAGGTCAGCCTGTCGGCCAGCAAGATCCGCTTTGGCCTGGGCAGCGCGATCCTGACCAGCAAGCTGATCGACGGCACCTTCCCCGATTATAGCCGCGTCATTCCGACCGCGAACGACAAGCTGCTCAAGATCGACCCGCGTAGCTTCGAGGAAGGCGTGGACCGCGTTGCGACCATCGCCACCGAAAAGACCCGCGCGGTCAAGATGAGCCTCGACAAGGACAAGATCACCCTGTCGGTCACCAGCCCGGAAAATGGCACGGCGGCCGAAGAAGTGCCCGGCGCGTTCCAGGGCGAAGGCTTCGATATCGGCTTCAACGCCCGTTATCTGCTCGACATCCTTGGCCAGATCGACACCGACATCGTCGAACTGCACCTGGCCGATGCGGCCGCACCGACGCTGATCCGCGAAAATGATCGCAGCCCGGCGCTCTATGTGCTGATGCCGATGCGCGTCTGA
- a CDS encoding outer membrane protein, translating to MKTVIFAAIAAAAAVSAPAFAQDAAPFTGPRAGVTMGFDKAQGEDGFSYGVTAGYDLAVANRVTFGPEVSFGDSTVDGQGFDASRDLAASVRLGYVVTPQILAFGKVGYASSRIEAAGAHTSLEGVRYGGGLEYSVTPNTYISAEYQRTEYEDNFGGRDAGVVGIGFRF from the coding sequence ATGAAGACTGTGATTTTCGCAGCGATTGCTGCTGCCGCCGCTGTTTCGGCCCCCGCTTTCGCTCAGGATGCTGCGCCGTTCACCGGTCCGCGCGCTGGCGTCACCATGGGCTTTGACAAGGCGCAGGGCGAAGACGGTTTCAGCTACGGCGTGACCGCCGGCTACGACCTCGCCGTTGCCAACCGCGTGACCTTCGGTCCGGAAGTGTCGTTCGGTGACTCGACCGTCGACGGCCAGGGCTTCGACGCCAGCCGCGACCTCGCCGCTTCGGTCCGTCTCGGCTATGTCGTGACCCCGCAGATCCTGGCGTTCGGCAAGGTCGGCTACGCTTCGAGCCGCATCGAAGCCGCTGGCGCCCACACCTCGCTGGAAGGCGTGCGTTACGGCGGTGGCCTGGAATATTCGGTGACCCCGAACACCTACATCTCGGCCGAATATCAGCGCACCGAGTATGAAGATAATTTCGGTGGCCGTGACGCTGGCGTCGTCGGCATCGGCTTCCGTTTCTGA
- the rlmN gene encoding 23S rRNA (adenine(2503)-C(2))-methyltransferase RlmN, translating into MHSAANPIMPIPGLIDPVPVPRAVTPREDGRVDMLGLTRAQMKGVLEEAGLDQKAAKLRSKQLFHWLYHRGETDFEKMTDLAKPMRLWMAERFIVGRPQVVEAQVSNDGTRKWLLRSDDGQDYEMVFIPDADRGTLCVSSQVGCTLNCSFCHTGTMRLVRNLTPGEIVGQVMLARDALGEWPKGSMASANDDETDEDSQYTADGRMLTNIVMMGMGEPLYNFDHVRDALKLVMDGDGLALSKRRITLSTSGVVPMMARAAEEIGVNLAVSLHAVTKEVRDELVPLNRKYGIEELLQACADYPKANNARRITFEYVMIKDKNDSDADAHELVRLIRKYKLPAKVNLIPFNPWPGTDYECSSPERIRAFSTIVFEGGISAPVRTPRGRDIMAACGQLKSASEKKSKAELKRLAEEKQAALG; encoded by the coding sequence ATGCATTCCGCCGCCAATCCCATCATGCCGATTCCCGGCCTTATCGACCCTGTGCCCGTGCCCCGCGCGGTGACGCCCCGTGAGGACGGGCGCGTCGACATGCTGGGCCTGACCCGCGCCCAGATGAAGGGCGTGCTGGAAGAAGCCGGGCTCGACCAGAAGGCCGCCAAGCTGCGTTCCAAGCAGCTGTTCCATTGGCTCTATCATCGCGGCGAGACCGATTTCGAGAAGATGACCGACCTGGCCAAGCCGATGCGGCTGTGGATGGCGGAACGCTTCATCGTCGGCCGGCCGCAGGTGGTGGAAGCGCAGGTGTCGAACGACGGCACCCGCAAATGGCTGCTCCGTTCGGACGATGGCCAGGATTATGAGATGGTCTTCATCCCCGATGCGGACCGCGGCACCCTGTGCGTGTCGAGCCAGGTCGGCTGCACGCTCAATTGCAGCTTCTGCCACACCGGCACGATGCGACTGGTCCGCAACCTGACGCCGGGCGAGATTGTCGGCCAGGTCATGCTGGCGCGCGATGCGCTGGGCGAATGGCCCAAGGGCAGCATGGCCAGCGCCAATGACGACGAGACGGACGAGGATTCGCAATATACGGCGGACGGCCGCATGCTCACCAACATCGTGATGATGGGCATGGGCGAACCGCTCTATAATTTCGATCATGTCCGCGACGCGCTCAAGCTGGTGATGGACGGCGATGGCCTGGCCCTGTCGAAGCGGCGCATCACCCTGTCGACCAGCGGCGTCGTGCCGATGATGGCGCGCGCGGCGGAAGAGATTGGCGTGAACCTGGCGGTCTCGCTCCATGCCGTGACCAAGGAAGTGCGCGACGAGCTGGTGCCGCTCAACCGCAAATATGGCATCGAGGAACTGCTCCAGGCCTGTGCCGATTATCCCAAGGCGAACAATGCCCGGCGCATCACGTTCGAATATGTGATGATCAAGGACAAGAATGACAGCGATGCCGACGCGCATGAACTGGTCCGCCTGATCCGCAAGTACAAGCTGCCGGCCAAGGTCAACCTGATCCCGTTCAACCCCTGGCCGGGCACCGACTATGAATGTTCGAGTCCCGAACGAATCCGCGCGTTCAGCACGATCGTGTTCGAGGGCGGCATCTCCGCGCCGGTGCGCACGCCGCGCGGCCGCGACATCATGGCCGCCTGTGGCCAGCTAAAGTCGGCGAGCGAGAAGAAGAGCAAGGCGGAACTCAAGCGCCTGGCCGAAGAGAAGCAAGCCGCACTCGGATAA
- a CDS encoding molybdopterin-binding protein, producing MILTRRTLLLGATATLAGCDRIARQPLARDILFSADNFHQWAQRTIMARDALAQEFRPEQISPLFRANGTANPNTPAYKALWRSGFADWRLRVDGLVARPLSLSLSQLHALPHREQITRHDCVEGWSAIGKWRGVPLKLLLDGAGLRDRARYIVFHCADDMGGGTAYYESIDLIDAFHPQTILAFALNDRPLSVANGAPLRLRVERQLGYKQAKYLMRIEAVESLLSIGRGKGGFWEDRANYDWYAGI from the coding sequence ATGATCCTGACCCGCCGCACCCTACTGCTGGGCGCGACCGCGACGCTGGCGGGATGCGACCGGATCGCGCGCCAGCCGCTGGCCCGCGACATCCTCTTTTCCGCCGACAATTTTCATCAATGGGCGCAGCGCACAATCATGGCGCGCGACGCACTGGCGCAGGAATTCCGACCGGAGCAGATTTCGCCTTTATTCCGCGCGAACGGCACCGCCAACCCCAACACCCCGGCCTACAAGGCGCTGTGGCGCAGCGGCTTTGCCGACTGGCGGCTGCGCGTCGACGGACTGGTCGCCCGCCCCCTGTCGCTTTCGCTGTCGCAATTGCACGCCCTGCCCCATCGCGAGCAGATCACCCGCCATGACTGTGTCGAGGGGTGGAGCGCGATCGGCAAGTGGCGCGGCGTGCCGTTGAAGCTGCTGCTCGACGGCGCGGGGCTGCGCGATCGCGCGCGCTATATCGTGTTCCACTGCGCCGACGACATGGGCGGCGGCACCGCTTATTATGAGAGCATCGACCTGATCGATGCCTTCCATCCCCAGACCATCCTGGCCTTCGCGCTCAACGACCGGCCGCTCAGCGTCGCCAATGGCGCGCCGCTGCGGCTGCGGGTGGAGCGGCAACTGGGTTATAAACAGGCCAAATATCTGATGCGGATCGAGGCGGTCGAGAGCCTATTGTCCATCGGTCGGGGCAAGGGCGGTTTTTGGGAAGACCGCGCCAATTATGATTGGTATGCAGGTATTTGA
- a CDS encoding TonB-dependent receptor has translation MRQTTSLLLFSLMLGAAPGALMAQEAEQKGPPAQMDEGDEIVVTGAVQRGAVPGDIKPEQQLSPADVRALGVTSISEIITELSPQTNGTPVILLNGKRISSFSEISDLPSEAVSRVDILPEEVALSYGYAPTQKVVNIVLRQRFRATTVDLRGGTTTDGGRENGQGEVGVLRIRGDNRLTLNVKYSRADNLLESERGINAAAPSMPYSLAGNITAIERGAEIDPALSAAAGQTVTVASVPGSAANGAPGLNDFVAGANQTSVSNLSKYRTLSPATENFSANATLARALGGVSATINGRLELSDNDSLQGLSAAALTLPGGNPFSAFGDDVRLYRYLEQAGALGQKIRGTTGHIGVTLNGRLGGTWQWSFTGNGDISDTRTRTDRGVDTGGIQAALDAGSASVNPYGAFTADLLQSRLTDRARSQSRAIGGDLLVSGSLLTLPAGNVMTSVRVGGSANGFESNSVRSGVERGLDYNREITSGQVSFDIPLTSRSKGFLGAIGDVGVNMNAGAQHLSDFGTLSTLGYGLRWRPVPAVQLLVSANQDKSAPTGTQINDPVISTPNVSVFDYATGQTVFVTQFSGGNPDLRSSTRDQFRINARIKPFEKPNLTLTATYLNSRTSNPISAFPTPTPAIENAFPQRFMRDEDGQLLSIDGRPINYLRSQSEQLRWGFDLSISLKSHIQKVIEAWRAAGAKPEDRPKELQDMRAAFGNRGPRDGAEGNREGGPPRGEGNDGAPRGDGDNNQRGNDGPGGQNGGQGGGDNAQGGDNAQGGGDGPRGPGGPGGPGGGFGGPGGFRGPGAGQAGGRLTFSLYHTWHLTESILIAPGVPELNLLDGDAVGSSGGQPRHELKARVGYVNNGIGGRLGVDWESGTHVDGALGGSSRLDFASLATANLRLFANFGQMPSLVKAHPFLRGARVSIGIDNIFNTRRDVTDATGATPVRYQPGYLDPLGRTVSVSFRKLFF, from the coding sequence GTGCGCCAGACGACGTCGCTGCTGCTGTTTTCACTGATGCTGGGCGCGGCGCCCGGCGCGCTGATGGCGCAGGAGGCCGAGCAGAAAGGGCCGCCGGCCCAGATGGACGAGGGCGACGAGATTGTCGTGACCGGCGCGGTCCAGCGCGGCGCGGTGCCCGGCGACATCAAGCCCGAACAGCAATTGTCGCCCGCCGATGTCCGGGCGCTGGGCGTCACGTCGATTTCCGAAATCATCACGGAATTGTCGCCACAGACCAATGGCACGCCGGTCATCCTGCTGAACGGCAAGCGCATTTCCAGCTTCTCGGAAATTTCCGACCTGCCGTCCGAAGCGGTGTCGCGGGTCGACATCCTGCCCGAGGAAGTGGCCCTGTCCTATGGCTATGCGCCGACGCAGAAGGTGGTGAACATCGTCCTGCGCCAGCGTTTCCGCGCGACCACGGTCGACCTGCGTGGCGGCACCACCACCGATGGCGGACGCGAAAATGGCCAGGGGGAAGTGGGCGTGCTGCGCATCCGGGGCGACAATCGGCTGACGCTGAACGTCAAATATAGCCGGGCCGACAATCTGCTGGAGAGCGAGCGCGGCATCAATGCCGCAGCGCCCAGCATGCCCTATTCGTTGGCCGGCAATATCACCGCGATCGAGCGGGGGGCGGAGATCGACCCGGCCCTGTCGGCCGCCGCCGGCCAGACCGTGACGGTCGCCAGCGTGCCCGGCAGTGCCGCCAACGGCGCCCCCGGCCTCAATGATTTCGTTGCCGGCGCGAACCAGACCAGCGTCAGCAATCTCAGCAAATATCGCACGCTCAGCCCCGCGACCGAGAATTTCTCGGCCAACGCGACCCTGGCGCGCGCGCTGGGCGGCGTATCGGCGACGATCAACGGCCGGCTGGAACTGTCCGACAATGATTCGCTGCAGGGCCTGTCGGCCGCAGCCCTCACCCTGCCCGGCGGCAATCCCTTCTCCGCCTTTGGCGACGATGTCCGCCTCTATCGCTATCTGGAGCAGGCCGGCGCGCTGGGGCAGAAGATCCGCGGCACCACCGGGCACATCGGCGTCACGCTGAACGGTCGGCTGGGCGGCACCTGGCAATGGTCCTTCACCGGCAATGGCGACATTTCCGACACCCGCACCCGCACCGATCGCGGCGTCGACACGGGCGGCATCCAGGCCGCGCTCGATGCCGGATCGGCCAGCGTCAATCCCTATGGCGCCTTCACCGCCGACCTGCTGCAATCGCGCCTGACCGACCGCGCCCGGTCGCAATCGCGCGCGATCGGCGGCGACCTGCTGGTCAGCGGATCGCTGCTGACCCTGCCGGCCGGCAATGTCATGACGTCGGTGCGGGTCGGTGGATCGGCCAATGGCTTTGAAAGCAATTCGGTGCGGTCAGGCGTGGAACGCGGCCTCGACTATAATCGCGAGATTACGAGCGGACAGGTCAGTTTCGACATACCGCTGACCAGCCGGTCAAAGGGGTTCCTGGGCGCGATCGGCGATGTCGGCGTCAACATGAACGCCGGGGCGCAGCATCTGTCGGATTTCGGCACGCTGTCGACGCTGGGCTATGGCCTGCGCTGGCGGCCGGTGCCGGCGGTGCAGTTGCTGGTGTCGGCCAATCAGGACAAGTCGGCGCCGACCGGCACGCAGATCAACGATCCGGTGATTTCGACGCCCAACGTGTCGGTGTTCGACTATGCCACCGGCCAGACCGTGTTCGTCACGCAATTTTCCGGCGGCAACCCGGACCTGCGATCCAGCACGCGCGACCAGTTCCGCATCAACGCCCGGATCAAGCCGTTCGAGAAACCGAACCTGACGCTGACGGCAACCTATCTCAACAGCCGGACCAGCAACCCCATTTCCGCCTTCCCGACGCCGACGCCGGCGATCGAGAATGCCTTCCCGCAGCGTTTCATGCGCGACGAGGATGGTCAGTTGCTGAGCATCGACGGGCGGCCGATCAACTATCTGCGCTCGCAAAGCGAGCAGCTGCGCTGGGGCTTCGACCTGTCCATCTCATTGAAGTCGCACATCCAGAAGGTGATCGAGGCGTGGCGCGCGGCTGGCGCCAAGCCCGAGGATCGGCCCAAGGAATTGCAGGACATGCGCGCCGCCTTCGGCAATCGTGGCCCGCGCGACGGCGCGGAGGGCAATCGCGAGGGTGGTCCACCGCGCGGCGAGGGCAATGACGGCGCGCCCCGCGGCGACGGCGACAACAACCAGCGCGGCAATGATGGCCCCGGTGGCCAGAATGGCGGCCAAGGTGGCGGCGACAATGCGCAGGGCGGCGACAATGCGCAGGGCGGTGGCGATGGTCCGCGCGGGCCCGGCGGTCCGGGTGGTCCGGGCGGCGGCTTTGGCGGTCCGGGCGGTTTCCGTGGCCCCGGCGCCGGCCAGGCCGGCGGGCGGCTGACCTTCAGCCTCTATCATACCTGGCACCTGACCGAGAGCATCCTGATCGCGCCGGGCGTGCCCGAACTCAACCTGCTCGACGGCGATGCGGTCGGCTCGTCGGGCGGGCAGCCCCGCCACGAACTGAAGGCGCGGGTCGGCTATGTGAACAATGGCATTGGCGGCCGGCTGGGCGTCGACTGGGAAAGCGGCACCCATGTCGATGGCGCCTTAGGCGGCAGTTCGCGGCTGGACTTTGCCAGCCTGGCGACCGCCAATCTGCGGCTGTTCGCCAATTTCGGCCAGATGCCCAGCCTGGTGAAGGCCCATCCCTTCCTGCGCGGCGCGCGCGTGTCGATCGGCATCGACAATATCTTCAACACCCGCCGCGACGTCACCGACGCGACCGGAGCAACCCCGGTCCGCTATCAGCCGGGCTATCTCGACCCGCTCGGCCGGACCGTGTCGGTCAGCTTCCGCAAGCTGTTCTTCTGA
- a CDS encoding EAL domain-containing protein has protein sequence MAIVRKTDTDAPARTASLLVSLGLAESGTEVAANWLSRSFTHVAALWPLMLLAKLCVAALLGMLSFTRPEHGALLCGVVLIDGLLMLVPRWALFRNLRPHVQNWLMLPALFCSGLIFSLWLAQGNGVAMPSAVPEMAIALLAVCIVGDRRLLGLSYFMGALLVAGIAHAGMVHLGLLASCLAVMAIATLRQAAADRERAIEQHRQDLKAQRSDRLLEEYEQSGRGWFWETDRHGHITYISATLAEPLGVEAGSLIGRSLTDIIQQGDRQQGDGERTLGFHLSARTGFADIAVRAAIAREERWWSISGEPVFNEYGQFHGFRGSGTDLTEMRRSQAEVTRLAQYDSLTGLANRVQMLQALEQAVLGSRGKQGECALMMLDLDRFKSVNDTLGHPAGDALLRQVSQRLQRVVGNQGLVGRQGGDEFKVLVHGRHDRNRLGLLAQAIISALSQPYSIEGTGVVIGVSIGISFCPEDGVTADALIRNADLALYKAKGDGRGVYRFYSADMHADAEDRRQLEQDLRHALTADGLHLVYQPIVSSTTERITGYEALLRWDHPVRGAISPALFVPIAEDSGLIAPIGEWVMRTACRDAAQWDAGIRVAVNVSAMQFANPGFPTTVMQALASAQLAPERLELEITESVFLNDNDGTDAMFTRLKGLGVRLALDDFGTGYSSLGYLKKAPFDKIKIDQSFVRGAAIRGSRNSAIIKAIVSLAEALGMDTTAEGAETRDELDLIRQLGCSHIQGYIYGRPMPAAQVLEGQRANGVSARSEGFQSSRPERKAMLRTVAVHHDGHVYNGRIRNISATGAMIEGLWNVPEGTQFAIDLSEGQSVDATTRWSREDRMGVEFAAPIDLALLRPQARALAG, from the coding sequence ATGGCTATTGTCCGCAAAACAGATACTGATGCGCCGGCCAGGACCGCGAGCCTGCTGGTTTCGCTGGGTCTGGCCGAAAGCGGCACGGAAGTCGCCGCCAACTGGCTGTCGCGCAGCTTCACCCATGTCGCCGCCCTGTGGCCACTGATGCTGCTGGCCAAGCTGTGCGTTGCGGCGCTGCTCGGCATGCTTTCCTTCACCCGGCCGGAACATGGCGCCCTGCTGTGCGGCGTAGTGCTGATCGACGGCCTGCTGATGCTGGTGCCGCGCTGGGCGCTGTTCCGCAATCTGCGACCCCATGTCCAGAACTGGCTGATGCTGCCCGCGCTCTTCTGTTCGGGACTGATCTTCAGCCTGTGGCTGGCGCAGGGCAATGGCGTGGCGATGCCGTCCGCAGTGCCGGAAATGGCGATCGCGCTGCTGGCGGTCTGCATCGTCGGCGACCGGCGCCTGCTTGGGCTCAGCTATTTCATGGGGGCGCTGCTGGTGGCCGGCATCGCCCATGCGGGCATGGTGCATCTGGGGCTGCTGGCCAGTTGCCTGGCGGTGATGGCGATCGCCACCCTGCGGCAGGCGGCGGCGGATCGCGAACGCGCGATCGAACAGCATCGGCAGGATCTCAAGGCGCAGCGCTCCGACCGGCTGCTGGAGGAATATGAACAGTCCGGCCGCGGCTGGTTCTGGGAAACCGATCGTCACGGCCACATCACCTATATCTCCGCCACCCTGGCCGAACCGCTGGGCGTGGAAGCGGGCAGCCTGATCGGCCGGTCGCTGACCGACATCATCCAGCAGGGTGACCGGCAACAGGGCGATGGCGAGCGGACGCTCGGCTTCCACCTCTCGGCCCGGACCGGCTTTGCCGACATTGCGGTGCGGGCTGCGATCGCCCGCGAGGAACGCTGGTGGTCGATCTCGGGCGAACCGGTGTTCAACGAATATGGCCAGTTCCACGGTTTCCGCGGATCGGGCACCGACCTGACCGAAATGCGGCGCAGCCAGGCGGAAGTAACGCGCCTGGCCCAATATGATTCGCTGACCGGCCTCGCCAACCGCGTGCAGATGCTGCAGGCGCTGGAACAGGCGGTGCTGGGTTCCCGCGGCAAGCAGGGCGAATGCGCGCTGATGATGCTCGACCTCGACCGGTTCAAGAGCGTCAACGACACGCTCGGCCATCCGGCCGGCGACGCGCTGCTGCGTCAGGTCAGCCAGCGGCTCCAGCGCGTGGTCGGCAATCAGGGGCTGGTCGGGCGCCAGGGCGGCGACGAGTTCAAGGTGCTGGTGCATGGCCGCCATGACCGCAACCGGCTCGGCCTGCTGGCTCAGGCGATCATCAGCGCCCTGTCGCAGCCTTATTCGATCGAGGGCACGGGCGTGGTGATCGGCGTGTCGATCGGCATTTCCTTCTGCCCCGAAGATGGCGTCACCGCCGATGCCCTGATCCGCAATGCCGACCTTGCCCTCTACAAGGCGAAGGGCGACGGACGCGGCGTCTATCGCTTCTATTCGGCCGACATGCATGCCGATGCGGAGGATCGCCGCCAGCTCGAACAGGATCTGCGCCATGCGCTGACGGCGGACGGCCTGCACCTCGTCTATCAGCCGATCGTCAGTTCGACGACCGAGCGCATCACCGGCTATGAGGCGCTGCTGCGCTGGGATCATCCGGTGCGCGGCGCCATCTCGCCCGCCTTGTTCGTCCCCATTGCGGAGGATAGCGGCCTGATCGCGCCGATCGGCGAATGGGTGATGCGCACCGCCTGTCGCGACGCGGCGCAGTGGGACGCGGGCATCCGCGTTGCGGTCAATGTCTCGGCGATGCAGTTCGCCAATCCCGGTTTCCCGACCACCGTGATGCAGGCCCTGGCGAGCGCGCAACTGGCGCCCGAACGGCTGGAGCTGGAAATCACCGAAAGCGTGTTCCTGAACGACAATGACGGCACCGACGCCATGTTCACCCGGCTCAAGGGGCTGGGCGTGCGGCTGGCGCTCGACGATTTCGGCACCGGCTATTCGTCGCTCGGCTATCTGAAGAAGGCGCCGTTCGACAAGATCAAGATCGACCAGAGCTTCGTGCGCGGTGCCGCGATCCGGGGCAGCCGCAACAGCGCGATCATCAAGGCGATCGTCAGCCTGGCCGAGGCGCTGGGCATGGACACCACGGCGGAAGGGGCCGAGACCCGCGACGAGCTGGACCTGATCCGGCAACTGGGATGCAGTCATATCCAGGGCTATATCTATGGCCGGCCGATGCCCGCCGCCCAGGTGCTGGAAGGACAGCGCGCCAATGGCGTCTCCGCCCGGTCGGAAGGTTTCCAGTCGAGCCGGCCGGAGCGCAAGGCGATGCTGCGCACGGTCGCCGTCCATCATGACGGCCATGTCTATAATGGCCGCATCCGCAACATCTCCGCCACCGGGGCGATGATCGAGGGGCTGTGGAATGTGCCGGAAGGTACGCAGTTTGCGATCGACCTGTCGGAGGGGCAGAGCGTCGACGCGACCACCCGCTGGTCACGCGAGGACCGCATGGGGGTGGAATTTGCCGCCCCGATCGATCTGGCCCTGCTTCGCCCGCAGGCGCGCGCACTGGCCGGATAG
- a CDS encoding outer membrane protein, with amino-acid sequence MKSITFFIASAVLCFVSAPAFAQDYAPFTGAHAEIITGYDVVDAKGVKSADGLLYGLNAGYDFARGGLILGIEGEISDSTTRLHVAGGKSETHRDLYVGGRIGVPLGSKALAYVKAGYSNARMEYEASDGEGGLIRGGDNGDGLRLGAGLEYRIAEKLFLKGEYRYSDYEAGVSRHQLVTGIGLRF; translated from the coding sequence ATGAAGAGTATCACGTTTTTTATCGCTTCGGCTGTGCTATGTTTTGTTTCGGCGCCTGCCTTTGCGCAGGATTATGCCCCTTTCACGGGTGCCCATGCCGAAATCATCACCGGCTATGATGTGGTCGATGCCAAGGGCGTCAAATCGGCCGACGGTCTGCTCTATGGCCTCAATGCCGGTTATGATTTTGCCCGGGGCGGCCTGATCCTCGGCATCGAGGGCGAAATTTCCGATTCCACCACCCGCCTGCATGTCGCCGGCGGCAAGAGCGAAACCCATCGCGATCTTTATGTCGGCGGGCGGATCGGCGTGCCGCTCGGCAGCAAGGCGCTCGCCTATGTGAAGGCGGGCTACAGCAATGCCCGGATGGAATATGAAGCCAGTGACGGCGAAGGCGGCCTGATCCGCGGCGGCGACAATGGCGACGGGCTGCGGCTGGGCGCGGGTCTGGAATATCGGATCGCCGAAAAGCTCTTCCTCAAGGGCGAATATCGCTATTCCGATTATGAGGCAGGCGTGTCGCGCCACCAGTTGGTGACGGGCATCGGCCTGCGCTTCTGA
- a CDS encoding cytochrome b/b6 domain-containing protein, whose protein sequence is MVRRHRLMTRLWHWLNALLLYILFTSGLGIFNAHPRLYWGHYGANFDHAWLELDRFPGWITLPALYNLALSRHWHLTAAPIFAFALLFYMIWSLAGGHIARDLAFRRGELAPRHVWQDIRDHARLRFPTGAAALRYNVLQKASYIAVIFIALPLLILTGLTMSPGMNAAWPWLVDLFGGRQSARSIHFLAAFALVAFFLVHMLMVLLAGPVNEIGSMITGRYRLPKDRP, encoded by the coding sequence ATGGTCCGCCGCCACCGCCTGATGACCCGGCTGTGGCACTGGCTGAATGCGCTGCTGCTCTATATCCTCTTCACCTCTGGCCTTGGCATCTTCAACGCCCATCCCCGCCTCTATTGGGGGCACTATGGCGCCAATTTCGACCATGCCTGGCTGGAGCTGGACCGGTTCCCCGGCTGGATCACCCTGCCCGCCCTCTATAATCTGGCGCTGTCCCGCCATTGGCACCTGACCGCCGCGCCGATCTTCGCCTTCGCGCTGCTTTTCTACATGATCTGGAGTCTGGCCGGCGGCCATATCGCCCGCGACCTGGCCTTTCGCCGGGGCGAACTGGCGCCGCGCCATGTCTGGCAGGACATAAGGGACCATGCCCGGCTGCGCTTCCCCACCGGCGCCGCGGCGCTGCGCTACAATGTGCTGCAGAAGGCGAGCTATATCGCGGTCATCTTCATCGCCCTGCCGCTGCTGATCCTGACCGGCCTTACCATGTCGCCCGGCATGAACGCCGCCTGGCCCTGGCTGGTCGACCTGTTCGGCGGACGCCAGTCGGCGCGATCGATCCATTTCCTGGCCGCTTTCGCGCTGGTCGCCTTCTTCCTGGTCCATATGCTGATGGTGCTGCTGGCCGGCCCCGTGAACGAGATAGGATCGATGATCACCGGCCGATATCGCCTCCCTAAGGACCGGCCATGA